Below is a genomic region from Maridesulfovibrio ferrireducens.
CAGATGGAGTGCTTATCAGTGGATGCCATCCCGGAGATTGCCATTATATCAACGGCAATTACAAGGCGAGGCGCAGAATTAAGCTTTTAAATGAGATATTGCCGCAATTCGGCATTGAGAAGGAGCGGGTTAAGTTGACATGGATCGGTGCTAGCGAAGGGAATGAATTCGCAGCAACGGTGAACAGTTTTATTAATGAAATAAGAGAGCTTGGCCCTATGGAAGCACGTTCCATGGCTGTGATGTAACGCTACGGACCGGGAGGATATACAACATGGCTACCACAGTGAAAATTCAGGTCGAAGAAAACAATCCTGTTCTAGCGTTACAAGGTTTCCTGAAAGGGCTTTTGAACGATGAATCCCTGAGTGGAATTATGGTGCCGGTTCATTTGTTCAGTAAGGGAATTCCTATGCCTACTTTGGTAACTAATCCGGATCAATTGTCTGGTGCTGACCCTTTAGCTCCGGCATTCCCTATGAACAGTGCCAAACTCCTGTCACGTTTGACTCGTGGGCAATCTACAGAGCGGATTGCCGCGGTCATGCGTCCCTGTGAAATTAGGGCTTTTGTCGAGTTGGTCAAGTTGAATCAGGGGAGCTTCGATAAAGTTATTATCGTGGGCGTGGATTGTATGGGGGCCTATGACAATATGAGCTACAAAAAATTTCTGGGTGATTCAGATCCCGTAGAGGCAACGCTTAGTTTTCATGGGCAGATCGGCGATGGCAATAATTCATCTATAAACGGGGTCGACATAGCGTCTGCTTGTCAGTCCTGTGAGCATCCTGATGCGAGAAAAGCAGATATCGTCGTCGGAATTGCCGGAGCAAAGCTGCATGAATATATTCCAGCTATGGCTTCAAGTGCACGCGGTGAAGCTTTGCTTAGTGCTCTGGGATTGCCGGATATGGAGTCAACAAATGGCAGGGAAAAAGCTCTCGAATCGCTGATTGAGACTAGAATTGTGACTAGAGACGCGATGCTGGAGCGGACCAGCGCAGCGACGGGAAACTTGAAAGATTTGTCCGAGTACCTATCATCTTGTGTTAATTGTTATAATTGTCGTGTGGCCTGTCCAGTCTGTTACTGTAAGACGTGTGTCTTTAATACCGATGTTTTCGAACACAAGCCTTGGCAGTATATGGAATGGGCTAAACACAAGGGTAGTTTGAAGATGCCTACGGATACGGTTTTTTACCATCTGACACGTATGGCTCATATGAGCACGGCTTGCATAGGTTGCGGACAATGTTCCAATGCCTGTCCGAACGATATTCCGGTGATGGAATTGTTCAGAACCGTGGCAGCGCGTACTCAGGAAAGTTTTAATTACGAGCCGGGTAGAAGTCTCGATGAACCACCACCTCTGTCAGTGTTCAAGGAAGACGAGTTTCAGGAAACGGTATCGCACATAGCCTGATTATTTTAGTTTTTGGAGGACGCAATGAGAAAGCAATATGGAGCGCTGGTTGTCGGAGCTGGCATAGGTGGTATCCGGGCCGCTTTGGATCTGGCTGTTACCGGTCATAAGGTTGCTCTAATTGATAAGCGGCCTAATCATGGCGGGATTTTGAGTCAACTGGATTACCAGTTTCCTTCTGATCATTGCGGCATGTGTAAAATGTTGCCGCTTATGGCGCGAGATTCGTCCAGTCAGTATTGTCTGCGCAAGGGGCTTTTTCATGACAATATTGATATTATGCTTTCTACCGAGTTGACCGAGATTGATGGTGAGCCCGGTAAGTTTTTAGTTTCTCTCTGTCGAAAATCGACTCTGATTGACCCTACCAAATGTGTGAGTTGCGGTAAGTGTTCCGAAGTCTGTCCCGTGAAAGTTCCCAGTGAATTCGACGCGGGATTGTCAGAGCGGTCGGCCGTGTATCTGCCGGTTCCTCATGCAATTCCCAACCATTATGTTCTTGATCTCGATAACTGCCTGCGTTGCTGGAAGTGTTATGAAGCATGTCCTACCGGAGCCATAGATTTCAAATTTGATGAGCGAAAGGATTTTCATATCCTTATTGTAGATAGTGATGCTGAAGTGGCTAATTTCATGAAGGAAAAGTTGAAAGAACAGAATTTTACACTTCATTTCTCAGAAACTGGCAGTGAAGCTGTGGAGATGCTCACATCAGATAATAGAATACGTCTGGTCCTTTTAGGAACGAATCTTGAGGATATGGATGTTGGTCGCATTTTGACTCGTAGTCTGGAACTGAGAGCTGATGTGCCGGTTGTTGTTATGGCAACAGCGGGGCAGGAGGAGCAAGGTGCAGATCTCGTTATGCAGGGAGCCCGTGAATATTTGATTAAGTCTTTGGCGTCCAAAACATTCGTGCCTTGGCTGGATAAGCTTTACATGCGCATTATGTCCGACTCTACAGAGAAACTGGAAGTTGGTGCTGTTATTTTGGCCGGAGGATTTGAGTGTTACAATCCCAAGATGGATCCGGAGGGGGGGGAAGATGTCTGGAGCTATGACCATCCCGGCGTGCTTACAGCAGTTGAATTTGAACGTCTTATGAGCGGAACCGGACCGACAGGAGGGCAATTATTAAGACCCGGAGATAATAAGCCTGTCAAAAATATTGCATGGATTCAATGTGTCGGTTCGCGTGATGTGCAGAAGGGGGCGGATTATTGCTCAGGGATCTGCTGTATGTTTTCTATTAAAGAGTCTGTGCTTGCTAAGAAGGCCACAAACGGAGCTGTAGACGCCACTATTTTTTATATGGATATGCGAACATCGGGAAAGGATTACCAGCAATATCGTGAACGTGCAGAGAATGAAAAAGGTGTTCGTTTTGTGCGAAGCAGACCTCATTCAATTATGCCTACGGACGATGATCAGGCTTTGAAAATTGAGTACATGGCAGAGCAGGGACATATGGTGACAGAGGTTTACGATATGGTGGTCTTAGCTGTCGGAGCTCGCCCTCCGAGCGGTATGAAGCAGTTTGCTCTGACTCTCGGTTTGGATGTTAATCAGTGGGGATTTGCTGAGACGAAGCCTTATGCTCCTGAACGTACCAGTCGTGTAGGCGTGTTTGCAGCCGGAGCTTTCGGTGAACCTAAGGATATCTCTGAATCTGTAATTCAGGCGGGAGCCGCAGCTCAGGCTGCATCCAGAATTATAAAAGTTTATAATGTGCTTGCGGGTATAGAAAGCGAACCTGAGCCTGAGTATCCAGATGTCTCCAGAGACCCGGCACGGACATTTGTAGCCGTATGCGCTTCCTGTCCTACTTTGGGGCAGTCCATTGATATGGAAGCGTTAAGCGATCGTCTTGCGAAGGTTCATTCCGTTCATAAGGTTGTCCCGATCAGTCGGGCCTGTACTGCGGAAGGCTGGGCAGAAATAGGGAAGGGTATTGATGAATTCAAACCCAATCGAGTACTTATAGGTGCCTGTATGCCTTACGCCTATATCCCTCGGCTCAAAGAGCTGGGAAAGACTATCGGACTGAATCCGGCTCTTATGGATGTGGTTGATATCTACACTCCCACTTTCAGACCGCAAATAGAAGGCAAGTCCGAAAAGGAAATTTACGTTTCGCTTTCCATGGCTGTGGCCGGATTGCAAGGAGTTGATCCCGTATCTGCGCCTGTAATGGTCGATATTACTCGATCTGCTTTGGTCGTGGGTGGAGGACTGGCCGGAATGACCGCAGCTATGTCTATAGCCGACTATGGATATGGAGTCTGTCTGGTGGAATCCGAGGAGGAACTTGGGGGCCTGGCTATGCGTCTGCATACTCAGCTTGACGGCTCAGATCCTCGTAAATTTATGGAGGAACTCATAGGGCAGGTGCAACGACACCCTAATATTAAAGTTCTCACGGATTCCAGAGTCGTCCTTTCAAGAGGAAGCGCAGGGCACTTCCGGTCCGCTATAGCCAGTCCTCAAGGAGTTTTTCCTCTTGAGCACGGTGTGTCCATTCTCGCTACGGGCGGGCATGAGGCAAAGGTCTATGAGAGCGGACTTTGTGTGCACAAGTCGGTGATGACCCACCTGACCTTTGAGGAACGGCTTGCTACCGGTGTTATTGATGCCGGTGCGTTGTCCGGGGTTGCTATGATTCAGTGTTGGAGATCGCAGGGTGAAGACCGCAAATATTGCAGCCGGGTTTGTTGTCCGGAAATGCTTAAGAACGTGCTGACTCTCAAGGAACGTAACCCTAATTTGCCTATTTACGTTTTCTATCGGGATATTATGGCTCAGGGATTTTTGGAAACTTATTACACTCGCGCCCGCAAAGCCGGGGCTATTTTCATTCGTTACGAGCCTGACAATAAGCCAACAGTTGCGTTTGAGGATGGCAAGCCAGTGATTACTTTCTTCGATCATATTCTTCGCAGCAAGGTCCAGATTCATACTGATCTTCTTTCATTGTCCAGTGGGTTGGAACCTAATGATGTTGAAGATCTTCTGGAAGTTTTCGATGTGGGGGTAAATGAAAACGGATTTTATAAAGAAGCCGACTTCAAGTGGCGGCCCGTGGATTTCCTTAAGCAGGGTATTTATATGTGCGGGATTGCCCATTCGCCTCGGCGTATGGGGGGAACGGTGGCTTCGGCAAAGGCTGCAGCGCAAAGGGCATTACGTATTCTAAATGCTGAGAAGATACCCAAGGAAACAGTGGTGGCCTTTGTCCGTCATTCCTTGTGTTCCCTTTGTCAGGCATGCGTGGCCGCTTGTCCTTATGGCGCCCGTGTTGTGGATATGGAGGCTGGGAAAATTTTAGTGGACGATATGCTTTGTCAGGGGTGCGGGGCGTGTGCGGCTGTCTGCCCTAATAGTGCGACCGTACTAAAAGGATTCCACGACGGGCCGATGATGTCCGTCATTGATGCGGCTTTGGAAGAACCGGCATAGAGCCGGATAAACGGATATCTCAAGGATGGTGAACCATGAGTGGTGCAATCAGAGAGACATGGAGTCCTGCTACAGATGAATATCAGTCGACGCTAATCGAGCTGAAAGACATGGTGGCGGCGTGTATGCAGTGCGGAACTTGTACAGCGTCATGTCCCAACGGGTTTGCCATGGATGTAACCCCGCGCCGCATGTGGCGGATGATTCAGTTCGGCATGGTGGACCAAATTCTTGAGAGCCGGGCGTTCTGGTATTGTTCATCCTGTTATATGTGCACTCTTAGGTGTCCACGTGGACTTAAGCTTACTTCAGCGATGGGCGCGCTTAAGCGTCTTTCTATGCTGGATGGGAACAGAATAGCCAAGAAGAACGGCGCTTTTTACGAAGCGTTTATGGACGATGTGGAATCCTGTGGCCGGGCACAGGAACTCAGTCTTATGAATAGATTTTTCCTTAAGCGCAAGGATCCTGCATTGCCGATGTCCTTCATTCCGTTAGGAGTAAAGATGCTGGGCAAGGGGAAGTTGCATATACCAAATAATGCTCAACGCGGGCGGCTCAAAGCTATGTTCGCGAAGGCTAGGGAAATGGAGATTTCGTCATGAGGTACGCATATTATCCGGGGTGTTCTCTTCTGGAGAGTGCGCAGGAATTTGATGTGTCTGTCAGGGCTGTAATGGAGCGTCTGGGCGTCGTACTGGAGGAAATACCAGATTGGACGTGTTGCGGGGCGAGTGCGGCTGAGCCCGTCAGTAAACTTATGAATTATGCCCTGCCGGCTCGAAATCTTGCCATCGTGGAAAAAGAAATGGGAGGCATAGATGTGCTTGCGCCATGCAGTGCCTGTTATCTTAATCTGCTTAAGGTAAACAAAGAAGTTATAGGGAATAGAGGACTTCATGGCGAAGTGAATGAAGTGCTTTCCGCATCTGATCAGAGATATTTCGGCAATGTGAAAGTCCTCCATCTGCTTGATGTCCTTCTGAATGATGTGGGTGCCAAGTTAGTAAAAGAGAAGGTTACTGACGGACTGAAAGGGATGAAAGTTGCTCCGTATTACGGGTGTCAGATTCTCAGGCCTTATGCCGTCTTTGACGATCCGGGCAAGCCGACGTCAATGGAACCTGTTTTGAAAGCTTTGGGTGCAAACGTATATGAGTGGGATTACGGCAATCGGTGTTGCGGTGCTTCTCTTATGGTCGGACATCGTGATGTGGCAATTCAATCCGTGGCGGAAATTTTAAACGGAGCCAGTGATGCTGATGCCATAGTTACCGTTTGTCCTCTCTGCCAGATGAATCTTGAGGCATATCAGGCTCAGGCCGTTAAGGCCGGAGGAGCGCGTGTTCCGGTTTTATATTTATCGCAGCTTATGGGGCTGGCTTTTGGTTTTGGAGAGGATGTAATGCAATTGAAGAAAAATCTGACCATGACGGCTGGGGTCAGGGATATGATTAATAACAAGGTCTGGAGGCAACTGCGCCAGACGGAAAGTGGCGAAGAGTTGACAGGTGTTGAACCGTAAACCCTAACAAGGGAGCAGATTATGTTTAAGGACATCATTGTGGGTATTACTCCTACCGGAATTGATGATTTTGCTGTCAAGGCGGCTGCAGAGTTTGCCAGGAAGTTCGAAGCAAATCTATATCTGGTGCATGTCGCAGGTATGGCTCAAGGATGGGGTTCGGTTGAACGTCTTGAGCCTTCGGGTGAAACAGCTAAGCTCAAGGATCAGATTGACGGGATGTACGGCGAGGTGCTGAGAGATATTCCAAATTCTCAGATAATGGTCGTGCCGGGTATTCCTCATAACGAGCTTCTCCGTCTGGCGCGGAAGAAGAATGCAGATCTTGTCGTTATGGGGCCGCATACCAAGGAATATGAAGAAAAGCGTTCTAAGATGTGGGGCATGGCAGGCAGTACTCTTGAGCGGGTGAGTCAGAAGGCCCGTTGTCCTGTTATGGTTGTACATAAGGACGTGGTTTGCAAGGAGCCGTTGTTCGAAAACATTCTTATAGCCACTGATTTCTCGGATCAGGCTGAGTGTGCCGTGAGCTATGGAGCGCAGATGGCTCGACAGTATAAGGCTCGGTTGACGGTGATGCATGTAGCCGATTTAGAGGCAGAAAAGGATAAGCTCACGGCTCGTCTTGAAAGTGAGTACGGCCCTCGCTTGAGTGGCTTGGAAAACTGTTCGTATGAAGTGTGTACCGGTCAACCACCTATGGAGATTTTGAAGACGTCGCAAAATCTCCATGCGGATCTGGTTATAATGGCTCATCACTCCAAGGAGCAAGATCCTGAAAAGGCATTCATGGGATCTACTGTGGTACAGGTGGCGCTTAATGCGCCCAGCCCCACAATGAGCGTCAACCGCTACTTCGATTTGCGTTGCGGTTTGATGTACGATCAGACTGGAAATGTAATGGAAGCTGATTCCGCCAAGGTGTAGTTGGTCTCGTGTCAGGCGAAGTGACTGCTGCGAAAGAGAATGTAACTCTTCGGGGGTGGGATTTATGCCCCCGAAGAGAATAAATGGTGAAGTACCTCACCATAAGGAGCTGATCATGGACATGGTTATGCCGAAACCGATGGATGACGAAATTCGGGAGTTTTTGGATAAGTTCGATTTTAGTTCCTGTATGGTCTGCGGTACTTGTTCCAACGGGTGTCCCATAACCGACACTCCCGGTATGGAGGGGTGGGATACTCGCAAGGTTATGCGTATGCTGGCTTACGGCATGGTAGATGAAGTTGTGGATTCTAATTTTCCTTGGTTGTGCACCGGGTGCGGACGGTGTGCGTATTCTTGTCCTATGGGGATAGATATACCTGCTGTAATGGGACATATGAAAAGCTTGCGTGATCGTGACAAAGTGCCGGGTACTTTGCAGCAGGGGATGGTCAATAATGTGGAGACAGGAAATAATCTCGCCATAAAAAAGGATGATTATTTACTAGGTATGGCCGAGCTAGGGGAAGAACTGGACGAAGAGTTTCCGGGATTTTATGTTCCAGTTGATAAACAGAATGCGAATATCCTTTTTTTCCCGAATTCAAAGGAAGTCTATGGTGACTTTGAGGATCAGTTTTGGTGGTGGAAAATATTCTATGCTGCCAGAGAAAACTGGACCGTACCTTCTGAAGGGTGGGAAGCTGTGGACTGGGCTCTTTTTACGGGTAATTATGAGGCGAATAAGACGTTGGCCAAACGCAAGATAGATTTCATGAAAAAGCATAATATTAGTAGAATGATTATGCCGGATTGCGGGGGAGGTTCATACGGTTGCCGGAAGGGTATGGATAAATGTGTTATGGAAGATCCTAATAACGAGGTGGGTTTCACTTATCTTTATGATTATTTGATCCAGTTAATCAGAGAGGGCCGTATCAAGCTGGATAAATCAGTTCATGCGGGCAAGCGGTTTACTTGGCATGACTCCTGTAAGCATGGTCGTGAACTTGAACGTCATTTTGGTAAGGGGTATTTTGAAGAGCCGCGGTGGATTATTAACCAGTGTGTTGATGATTTTATGGATATGACTCCGAATAGGGGGCTTAATTATTGCTGTGGCGGGGGCGGTGGCATGTGGCCTATGCCTTATGAAGATGAGTCAGCTTGGCACGCTAGATATAAGTATGATCAGATCAAGCGTAGCGGGGCGGATGTCGTGGTCGTCGCTTGCTCCAATTGTCGTGACCAGATAATGAGGCGTATTCCTAAATACTATACAGAATACAAATATGAAGTGAAATATATATGGCAGTTGATTGCCGAAAGTTTGGTGCTGGAAGAGTGGGATGCTGACATGATAGCAAAGGGGCAGGCCGAAGCTAAAGCGCAGTGGGAGAAACTCGGAATAGATCTTACGGATGTAGAGTATTGATAAAAATGTATAGCTTCAGAGGTCGTAATGAAAAATAGCCATTCCGAGCACCACTCCTGATCTGAACGGCTCGGTGGAGCAAAAAGCTGGGTACGGCTGCAGGTGTGCATATCTTTCTGTCATTGCCAGAGTGGAATGGCCCATGAGTTTTGCCACTGTATACAAAGGAGTTCATCTCTGAACTAGCCAGCTTGCAAATGTATGACGTAAAGTATGGAAAACCACTTTTTGTCGACGATCCTGAAGGTTCAAGTCCTTCGTGGCCTACCACGCAAGTTTAGGGGTTTAGACAAATAGTCTAAGCCCCTTTTTCTTTTCAATAAATTATTCCCCATACTTTCCCCCATAAATTAAAAAAAGTTAAAAAAGTTTGTGTAAGCTCATCTTTTTAACTTTGTTCTATTGTTATGCCCTAATTTTGCTTGATTAAACCCAATTTAACCAAGTTGTAGAATAGGTATGCCTAACGCCGAAAAGTATAAATCCGTAGGGGTTCAAAGTACAGAAGTAAAGCCCTTTAAGAGTGAAATAAATCTGAAACTCAAATGGTGGCTGATGAAAATCTGTATTCAGGGCAGACAGGGCACAAAGGATAAGAAAGATAAGTGTATTTCTGATAAATTTAATTAAAATAGTAGCATATATCTTAATTCATCGGAATTCACGTGGAAATATTTTGACAAATTTAGTGTGTGTATTGCTATATCAAATAGTGTTTTATGCTTGAGAGTGAAAGTGAATTTATTTTGGTTTGTCTTGCTTTGTTTTAATTTGTTCAAAGAAAACTCTCAACACTTCAAACATTGAACTGGATATGTCATAAAAGGCTGAAAAAGAAGATAAAGTAAAAAAAGCAGTTATAAATATTGTGTAATTTTTACGGCTTATTTCTTCAATTGGAGATCTGATAAAAGGAATGTCACTATTAGGAAGAGCTGACACCATATAGATT
It encodes:
- a CDS encoding hydrogenase iron-sulfur subunit, whose amino-acid sequence is MSNEFEPTLLAFVCNWCTYTAADLAGTSRMVQQPNLRLVRMMCTGMVDPKYVIKALLSGADGVLISGCHPGDCHYINGNYKARRRIKLLNEILPQFGIEKERVKLTWIGASEGNEFAATVNSFINEIRELGPMEARSMAVM
- a CDS encoding Coenzyme F420 hydrogenase/dehydrogenase, beta subunit C-terminal domain is translated as MATTVKIQVEENNPVLALQGFLKGLLNDESLSGIMVPVHLFSKGIPMPTLVTNPDQLSGADPLAPAFPMNSAKLLSRLTRGQSTERIAAVMRPCEIRAFVELVKLNQGSFDKVIIVGVDCMGAYDNMSYKKFLGDSDPVEATLSFHGQIGDGNNSSINGVDIASACQSCEHPDARKADIVVGIAGAKLHEYIPAMASSARGEALLSALGLPDMESTNGREKALESLIETRIVTRDAMLERTSAATGNLKDLSEYLSSCVNCYNCRVACPVCYCKTCVFNTDVFEHKPWQYMEWAKHKGSLKMPTDTVFYHLTRMAHMSTACIGCGQCSNACPNDIPVMELFRTVAARTQESFNYEPGRSLDEPPPLSVFKEDEFQETVSHIA
- a CDS encoding FAD-dependent oxidoreductase; the protein is MRKQYGALVVGAGIGGIRAALDLAVTGHKVALIDKRPNHGGILSQLDYQFPSDHCGMCKMLPLMARDSSSQYCLRKGLFHDNIDIMLSTELTEIDGEPGKFLVSLCRKSTLIDPTKCVSCGKCSEVCPVKVPSEFDAGLSERSAVYLPVPHAIPNHYVLDLDNCLRCWKCYEACPTGAIDFKFDERKDFHILIVDSDAEVANFMKEKLKEQNFTLHFSETGSEAVEMLTSDNRIRLVLLGTNLEDMDVGRILTRSLELRADVPVVVMATAGQEEQGADLVMQGAREYLIKSLASKTFVPWLDKLYMRIMSDSTEKLEVGAVILAGGFECYNPKMDPEGGEDVWSYDHPGVLTAVEFERLMSGTGPTGGQLLRPGDNKPVKNIAWIQCVGSRDVQKGADYCSGICCMFSIKESVLAKKATNGAVDATIFYMDMRTSGKDYQQYRERAENEKGVRFVRSRPHSIMPTDDDQALKIEYMAEQGHMVTEVYDMVVLAVGARPPSGMKQFALTLGLDVNQWGFAETKPYAPERTSRVGVFAAGAFGEPKDISESVIQAGAAAQAASRIIKVYNVLAGIESEPEPEYPDVSRDPARTFVAVCASCPTLGQSIDMEALSDRLAKVHSVHKVVPISRACTAEGWAEIGKGIDEFKPNRVLIGACMPYAYIPRLKELGKTIGLNPALMDVVDIYTPTFRPQIEGKSEKEIYVSLSMAVAGLQGVDPVSAPVMVDITRSALVVGGGLAGMTAAMSIADYGYGVCLVESEEELGGLAMRLHTQLDGSDPRKFMEELIGQVQRHPNIKVLTDSRVVLSRGSAGHFRSAIASPQGVFPLEHGVSILATGGHEAKVYESGLCVHKSVMTHLTFEERLATGVIDAGALSGVAMIQCWRSQGEDRKYCSRVCCPEMLKNVLTLKERNPNLPIYVFYRDIMAQGFLETYYTRARKAGAIFIRYEPDNKPTVAFEDGKPVITFFDHILRSKVQIHTDLLSLSSGLEPNDVEDLLEVFDVGVNENGFYKEADFKWRPVDFLKQGIYMCGIAHSPRRMGGTVASAKAAAQRALRILNAEKIPKETVVAFVRHSLCSLCQACVAACPYGARVVDMEAGKILVDDMLCQGCGACAAVCPNSATVLKGFHDGPMMSVIDAALEEPA
- a CDS encoding 4Fe-4S dicluster domain-containing protein, yielding MSGAIRETWSPATDEYQSTLIELKDMVAACMQCGTCTASCPNGFAMDVTPRRMWRMIQFGMVDQILESRAFWYCSSCYMCTLRCPRGLKLTSAMGALKRLSMLDGNRIAKKNGAFYEAFMDDVESCGRAQELSLMNRFFLKRKDPALPMSFIPLGVKMLGKGKLHIPNNAQRGRLKAMFAKAREMEISS
- a CDS encoding CoB--CoM heterodisulfide reductase iron-sulfur subunit B family protein; protein product: MRYAYYPGCSLLESAQEFDVSVRAVMERLGVVLEEIPDWTCCGASAAEPVSKLMNYALPARNLAIVEKEMGGIDVLAPCSACYLNLLKVNKEVIGNRGLHGEVNEVLSASDQRYFGNVKVLHLLDVLLNDVGAKLVKEKVTDGLKGMKVAPYYGCQILRPYAVFDDPGKPTSMEPVLKALGANVYEWDYGNRCCGASLMVGHRDVAIQSVAEILNGASDADAIVTVCPLCQMNLEAYQAQAVKAGGARVPVLYLSQLMGLAFGFGEDVMQLKKNLTMTAGVRDMINNKVWRQLRQTESGEELTGVEP
- a CDS encoding universal stress protein, which codes for MFKDIIVGITPTGIDDFAVKAAAEFARKFEANLYLVHVAGMAQGWGSVERLEPSGETAKLKDQIDGMYGEVLRDIPNSQIMVVPGIPHNELLRLARKKNADLVVMGPHTKEYEEKRSKMWGMAGSTLERVSQKARCPVMVVHKDVVCKEPLFENILIATDFSDQAECAVSYGAQMARQYKARLTVMHVADLEAEKDKLTARLESEYGPRLSGLENCSYEVCTGQPPMEILKTSQNLHADLVIMAHHSKEQDPEKAFMGSTVVQVALNAPSPTMSVNRYFDLRCGLMYDQTGNVMEADSAKV
- a CDS encoding (Fe-S)-binding protein, which translates into the protein MPPKRINGEVPHHKELIMDMVMPKPMDDEIREFLDKFDFSSCMVCGTCSNGCPITDTPGMEGWDTRKVMRMLAYGMVDEVVDSNFPWLCTGCGRCAYSCPMGIDIPAVMGHMKSLRDRDKVPGTLQQGMVNNVETGNNLAIKKDDYLLGMAELGEELDEEFPGFYVPVDKQNANILFFPNSKEVYGDFEDQFWWWKIFYAARENWTVPSEGWEAVDWALFTGNYEANKTLAKRKIDFMKKHNISRMIMPDCGGGSYGCRKGMDKCVMEDPNNEVGFTYLYDYLIQLIREGRIKLDKSVHAGKRFTWHDSCKHGRELERHFGKGYFEEPRWIINQCVDDFMDMTPNRGLNYCCGGGGGMWPMPYEDESAWHARYKYDQIKRSGADVVVVACSNCRDQIMRRIPKYYTEYKYEVKYIWQLIAESLVLEEWDADMIAKGQAEAKAQWEKLGIDLTDVEY